The Ignavibacteriales bacterium genome contains the following window.
TGGGATGCGTTCAATCCGGGACATCTCGATCGTCATCTCTATCCGTTTTATAAAAAAGGATTGGAGAATGAAACTCTTACAAAAGAAAAAGCTAAGGAATTACTCCAATGCTTCTGGGTAAAATTCAACAACCAGCCGGCACCGCCGAAGGTCGGTGTAACTGCAGCAGAAAGTTCAACTTACACCGACTTTGCAAATATTAATTCAGGCGGGATAATGTCCGATGGCAGTGATGGTGTAAATGAATTAACATATCTTATTCTAGATGTTATCGACGAGATGAAATTAGTTCAGCCTAGTTCGAACATTCAGCTTAGTGAGAAAAATTCCGATGAGTTCCTGAAACATGCTTTGAAGATAATCAAAAATGGCCGCGGCCAGCCATCCATTTTTAATGCTGATACCGTCGTCGATGAAATGCTTCGGCAGGGAAAATCTATCGAAGATGCACGAAATGGAGGAACAAGTGGTTGCGTGGAAACAGGTGCTTTCGGAAAAGAAAGTTATATACTTACCGGATACTTCAACATTCCGAAAGTTTTCGAGATAACTTTAAACAACGGTGTTGATCCACGAACCGGAAGGAAAATCGGTCTTGAGACCGGAAATCCTGAACTGTTTAAATCTTTTGATGAATTAATGTTTGCTTTCGAAAAGCAGATGAAGCATTTCATCGATATTAAAATGAAAGGGAATCATTCGATCGAAAGATTATACGCCGAAGAATTACCGGTACCATTCTTATCAATCCTGATTGATGATTGTATTTTAAAAGGAAAAGATTATAATAAAGGCGGAACGCGATACAACACGAATTATATTCAAGGTGTCGGCATAGGTACGATAACCGATTGTCTTGCATCGATCAAATATAATGTATTTGAGAAAAAAATCATTTCAATGACAGATATGTTGAAAATGCTTGCCGTAAACTTTGAAAGATTCGAACGAGAACAAATGCTTCTATTAAACAAAACTCCAAAGTACGGTAACGATGATGATTATGCTGATGATTTGATGAAGCAGGTGTTCGAGATGTATTTCAAACTTGTTGACGGTAGACCAAATACTAAAGGTGGTCTGTACAGGATTAATTTACTTCCGACGACATGCCACATCTATTTCGGTTCAGTCACAGGTGCAACACCAGATGGACGAAAAGCTTGGACTCCGCTCTCGGAAGGAATATCTCCCGTGCAAGGTGCGGATAGAAAAGGTCCGACAGCTGTGTTGAAGTCAGCGGGGAAGATGGATCATGTACGTACAGGTGGAACATTGTTGAACCAAAAGTTTACTCCTCAAATATTAGAAAGCGAAAAAGGACTTGATAGTCTTGCACATCTTGTACGCGGATATTTCATAATGGGCGGACATCATATTCAGTTTAATGTTGTCACCGCACAAACCTTGCGCGAAGCACAGGCGCATCCCGAGCAACACCGTGATTTAATTGTGCGCGTTGCAGGCTATAGTGATTACTTCTGCGATTTGAGCAAGACGCTGCAAGACGAGATTATTGCGAGGACGGAACATCAAGGATTCTAATATCCTTAAACATATTTCTCACAAACGAAGGGAAAGTTAATTTTAAATATTTAACAGTATCATGGGGACAGTTATTTACCTAACGGAGGCGATTCTTCTACCGTCCCCACAATACATGTTATTTTATAATTTCAGCGGTCGTTTTCTTAACGAACTGTATGAGTCCGCGTTTATCAAGTGATACTTCAACCGTATCGGCATCGCTTATTGAGCCGGCGAGTATTTCTTCTGATAATTTGTTGACTATATATTTTTGAATCACACGCTTCAAAGGTCTGGCGCCAAGCGTAGGATCGTAACCGAGCTTGATGAGCCAATCTTTTGCTTCTTCGGTAAATTCGATCCGGATATTTTTTTGCTCAATCGTTTTTTGTAAACGTTTTATCTGGATATCTATAATTCGCCTGAGATCGTTTCGGTTTAAAAGTTTGAAGAGGATTATTTCATCGATACGGTTCAAAAATTCCGGCCTGATCGATTGACGAAGCATATCGAATAATGTAACCCGCAACTCGCTATAAATCTTTTCAAGTTCACCGTTCGAAATAATATCACCACTCAATCTTTCCTGAATCAACTGCGATCCAAGATTTGAGGTCATGATGATTATTGTGTTCTTAAAATTGACGGTTCGACCTTTATTGTCGGTTAAACGTCCTTCATCCAAAACCTGTAATAATAAATTAAAAACTTCCGGATGTGCTTTTTCTATTTCATCGAGCAATACAACAGAATATGGTTTTCGCCGAACTGTTTCTGTAAGCTGACCGCCTTCTTCGTAACCAACGTAACCAGGAGGTGCGCCTATCAGCCGGGAAACGGAGAATTTCTCCATATACTCACTCATATCAATTCGTATCAACGCGCTTTCATCGTTGAATAGAAACTCTGCAAGTGCGCGTGCAAGCTCAGTTTTACCGACACCTGTTGAGCCGAGAAATATGAATGAGCCAATCGGCTTTTTTTCGTCTTGCAAACCAGCACGGCTGCGGCGTATGGCGTCGGCAACGGCATGCACGGCTTCTTCCTGACCGACAAGCCGTTCGTGAAGTCGCTCTTCGAGGTGAAGAAGTTTCGTCCGCTCGCTTTCTAACATTCGGTTTAGCGGGATGCCTGTCCAGCGAGAAACAATTTCGGCAATATCTTCGGCATCGACCTCTTCCTTCAACATTTTTTTATCTTGTTGAATTTCTGCAAGCTTGATGCTTGCCTTTTGCAATTCTTTTTCAAGAGAAGCTATTATTCCATACCGCAGTTCAGCAACACGCGCGAGATTTCCCGACCGTTCATTTTGTTCAGCTTCATTTTTTGCGTTCTCGATATCACCTTTCATTTTTCTTATAGATTGAATAAGCTCTTTTTCGTTTTGCCAATGCGCGCGCAGTCCTGAGCGCTCCTGATTCAACTCGGCTAATTCTTTATTTATATCTTTCAATCGCCCTTTCGTGGCTTCATCGGTTTCACGTTTTACCGCCTCGCGTTCAATTTCAAGTTGTTTAATGCGACGCTCAATTTCATCGAGTTCTTCGGGTAGAGAATCTATTTCAATTCTGAGTTTCGAAGCGGCTTCATCCACTAAATCGATTGCTTTATCGGGTAAAAAACGATCGCTGATATAACGGTGGCTTAATTGTGTCGCTGCTACAATGGCGCCATCAGTGATGCGAACACCGTGATGGATTTCGTATCGTTCTTTAAGTCCGCGTAATATTGATATAGTGTCTTCAACTGTCGGCTCATCTATGAGAACCGGTTGAAACCTGCGCTCAAGCGCGGGATCTTTTTCTATATGCTTTCTGTACTCATCTATCGTTGTTGCGCCGATTGCCCGAAGTTCGCCTTTTGCGAGAGCCGGCTTTAACATGTTCGCCGCGTCAACCGCACCTTGTGCTGCGCCCGCTCCCACGAGTGTGTGAAGTTCATCTATAAATAAAATAATCTCTCCCTGAGATTCGGTTACTTCCTTGAGAACTGCTTTGAGACGCTCTTCAAATTGTCCGCGAAAACTTGTACCCGCCACAAGTGTGCCCATATCGAGAGCTATAATTCGTTTTGTTTTTAGATTTTCGGGAACATCGCCTTGTATGATCCTATGAGCGATTCCCTCGGCTATGGCGGTCTTTCCAACACCCGGCTCACCGATAAGAACGGGATTATTTTTTGTGCGGCGTGAAAGAACCTGAAGCACGCGTCGAATTTCTTCATCCCGCCCGATTACCGGATCGAGTTTTCCTTTGCGTGCAAGCTCGTTAAGATCTCTGCCAAATCTTTGTAGCGATTGATATTTCTCTTCAGGCGTTTGATCGGTTACTCGTTGTGTACCGCGGATATCTTTGAGCGCTTTATAAATTTGATCTTTCGATACACCCTGACTGTTAAGAAGTTGCGCTGCGGATGATTTACCTGTAACGATACCAAGAAGCAGATGTTCAGTGCTGACATATTCATCTTTGAGTGATTGTGCTTCTTTCAAAGAGTTATCGAAAATTTGTGCAAGCGTTTGACTTATGAATTGATTTCCTGTGCCTGCGCTAGTGACTTTCGGAAGTTTTTCAATCGCTTCATTAATTTTTATTTTGATGTAATTAAGATTAGCTCCGATTTTTTGAAGTATAGGTGCAATTAAACCTTCGCTGTCCTGAACCAGCGCGGCAAGCACATGTTCCGGCTCGATCGATTGATTACCGCAACTCGCGGCAATTTCCTGCGCGTTCTGTACTGCCTCCTGTGATTTAATTGTGAATTTATGAAAGTTCATATTTATAAATTTTACTTAACAACATCTTTATCGCCATTGCTTTCTTGCTCTTCCATCTTCTTTCCGGCTTTTTCTTCCATAACGTATTCGATTGCTTCCTGCTTATTTTTTGGTTGGAAGTCGTGAAATGCAGTTAATGTTGCTATTCCATGTGAACCGCGCCACGATACCCATCGTTTCTTTGTGGCGTAAACCAAGAAAACCACACCAAGAATAAGAATAATTAAAAACCAGATTGCGTCTGTCATATTAAATAGAGCCCACTTTGAAGGTGGGCTCCATTTCCTTAGTAATGTTATTTATCCTTCTCGTCAACAACTTCGAACGATGCATCCTCAACCGCTTTATCGTTCTTTTTTGTGCCGTTGCCTGCGGCATTTGGTTCACCGGTTGGCGGAGGAGGCGGTGCGCCGGCTTGCTGTTGTTTTTGCCCTCCGGCGGTGGCTTTTTGATACATCGCAGTGGAAGCTTCGTTCCAAATATTATTCAAAGATTCCATCTTTGCTTTGATATCCGCTATGTTATTGTTTTTAATAGCTGCATCGAGAGCATCTGCCGCTGATTCGACTTTCGATTTTATGTCGGATGGAATTTTATCGCCGAATTCCTTCAACTGTTTACGTGTTTGGAATACGAGATTGTCGGCTTGATTTTTTGTATCCACTTCTTCTCTTCGTTTTTTATCTTCTGCAGAATGTGCCTGCGCATCGGTTTTCATTTTATCAACTTCTTCTTTGCTTAAACCGCTTGAAGATGTTATGCGTATGCTTTGTTCTTTGTTTGTAGCTTTATCTTTTGCGGTTACATGAAGCATACCGTTCGCATCGATATCGAATGTAACTTCGATCTGAGGAACCCCTCGTGGAGCCGGCGGAATTCCGTCTAAATGAAATCTGCCGAGCGTCCTGTTGTCTATTGCCATAGGTCGTTCACCCTGCAATATGTGAATTTCAACAGATGGTTGACTGTCGGATGCGGTTGAAAATATTTCACTTTTCTTTGTAGGTATCGTGGTGTTCGCCTGGATCATTTGCGTGGTAACCCCACCCAGCGTTTCGATACCGAGTGTTAATGGTGTAACATCGAGTAATAAAACGTCTGTAACGTCACCGGATAAAACACCTCCTTGTATTGCTGCTCCAACCGCAACAACTTCATCGGGGTTTACACCTTTATGTCCCTCTTTACCGAATATTTCTTTCACAAGCTGCTGAACTCGCGGTACTCGTGTCATACCACCGACAAGAATAATCTCCTCAATCTGATTTGGATTGAGTGAGGCATCTCGCATAGCTTTTTCGACTGGGGGAATACACCGTTGAATCAAATCCTCAACAAGTTGTTCAAACTTAGCGCGTGTGATGGTAAGATTTAAATGTTTTGGACCTTCGGCGGTAGCGGTAATAAACGGCAGATTGACTTCAGTCTGCATAAGCTGGGAGAGTTCCATCTTTGCTTTTTCTGCTGCCTCGCGTAAGCGCTGAAGCGCCATCGGATCTTTACGTAAATCGATGCCTTCCTGTTTTTTAAATTCATCGGCAATGTAATCAACTAATCGATGATCGAAATTATCTCCGCCAAGATGCGTATCGCCATTTGTCGATTTGACTTCGAAAACACCTTCACCGAGTTCAAGTATCGAGATATCGAATGTGCCACCACCTAGATCGAACACGGCAACCTTCATGTCTTTATGTTTTTTATCTAGACCGTATGCTAGTGCGGCTGCGGTAGGTTCGTTGATAATTCTGCGAACATTCAAACCGGCAATTTCGCCTGCTTCTTTTGTAGCTTGTCTTTGAGCATCATTAAAGTATGCCGGAACAGTAATAACCGCGTCTGTAACTTTGGTGCCGAGATAATCCTCAGCGGTTTGTTTCATTTTTTGTAAAATCATCGCGCTGATTTCCGGAGGTGAATAAATCCGGTCGTCTATCTTTACACGCGCCGTATTATTATCTCCCTGAACGACTTTGTATGGGATGAGTTTCATCTCTTCTGTCACTTCATTTTGAAATCTTCCCATGAAGCGCTTAATCGAGAATACTGTGTTCTGTGAATTTGTAACTGCTTGTCGTTTGGCTGCCTGACCAACAAGTCGTTCACCGCTTTTTGGAAAACCGACGACCGATGGCGTAGTTCTGGCGCCCTCAGCATTTGCAATCACTGTTGGATCTTTACCTTCCATTACAGCAACCACTGAGTTTGTTGTTCCTAAATCGATACCAATAATTTTACCCGACATTTTAAAACTCCTTTTCAAAATAAGACATTTTTCTCCTCGGAGTCGATCTCCTAAGAAATAAATTTTTAATACTATACTACTAACTTACAATAGATATGCCACAGGAAATAAAAATAATATGTTGTTTTTCTTCAATAATCAGCATTTAATAATCACCTTATTTGAGAGAAACATGACACAACTGCCATCATGGCATGGCTGATTAGACTATTGGCAGGAGCTGGAAAAAATGGCAGAAAAACATCCTTGACTTTTACGCGCAATTTTCATAATCTGAACGCGATGATAGAATCTGAAATCCGTCAGTTTATTAGCTCTAAAATTTTTGGAAAAAAGATTTATTGTTTTGATTTGATTGACTCCACAAATTTGAAAGCGAAACAATTTCTTCAAGAAGGTGTCGATGAAGGGACGGTTGTAATTGCCGATGAGCAAACAGCGGGAAGGGGTAGATTAAATCGTTCCTGGATTTCCGAAGGAAAAAAGAATTTAACATTTTCAGTCATCATCCGAGCGCAGATTTCTCCGGAGAAAATCGGGGTGATTTCGATATATGCCGGACTATCGGTGATGGAAACATTAAAACAACTTGCAATTCTTCAACCCGATTGCAAGTGGCCCAACGATGTCTATCTTTGTGGCAAGAAAGTTTGTGGAATATTATCGGAATCAGTTTTCGAAAATAATCGTTTAGCTGGTATTGTAATCGGGATAGGATTGAATATCAACCAAATTCATTTTCAGGATGAAATAAAAGATAAAGCAACATCACTTTCAGTAGTACTCGGAGAAGATCAAAATCGGTTTGAGGTTTTAGGTCGACTCCTTGATCGCCTGGAAAATAATTATGAATTAATCAAATCCGGCAAATTAAAATATATTTTAGAAAAGTTTGAAAATCATTCGTCGATGTTTAGCAGGGAAGTAAAAATAAATCAGAATGGGCAAATATTGCATGGGATTGCAAGCAGGCTGGATGACGATGGTGGACTTATTGTTAAAACCACAAACAGCGAGATAAAAGTTATCGCAGGAGATGTATCTATATGCTATTAGCGATTGATATCGGCAACACAAACGCGGTGTTCGGTATTTTTCAAAAAGGGAAATTAATACTGAGCCGACGCATTTCGAGCAGTGTTTCAAGAACCGAAGATGAATTATATATCTTGTTGAAGCAATTTTGTGAGCAAATAAAAACATCTCCCGAGACGTTGCAAGGCGCGGTTATAAGTTCTGTGGTGCCGGAACTGACCGAGTTAGTAAATAAGATGTTGAAAAATTATCTCAAACTTGAGCCGTTGATAATATCCGGAATGATTGATGCGGGAATTAATATTCCGTATAGTGATCCATCGAAATTAGGTGCCGACAGAATTTGTGCTGTTGTGGCAGCGCAGAAAAAATTTGGCGGTCCGGCAATTGTAGTAGATTTTGGTACAGCTACGACATACGACGTCATAACAAGCAAAGGAGAATATTTAGGTGGAGTTATTGCACCCGGTGTAGAAACAATGGCCGCAAATCTTTTTAAAAGAACGTCTAAATTACCGAGGATTGATTTGCGATTTCCGGATGAAATTATTGCCAAGGATACCGCTACCGCAATTCGGTCGGGTGTTATGTACGGAGCAGTAGATTCGTTCGAAGGAATGGTGAGGAGGTTGCGGAGAGCGGCAGGGAAATATGCCACCGTCGTTGCAACAGGAGGTTATGCGACAATCATCGCTGAAGTAACGAATGAAATTAAATATATGGAGCCGAACCTTGTACTTGAAGGAGCCAGAATGATTTTTGAAAGGATAGCTAAAAAACCGAAGAAATAATACAAATGAATCTATATGTAAGCTGATTCGCATACTCTTACTACTCCCGGGATTTTTTTTACCCGAATTCCTATTTACATCGCCAAATCAGAGATTGAACGCGGCTTAAACTTCAAAAACCTTTCATCTTTTTAAAAATTCTCCCTTATTTCTTGATTCTCACGGCATGTTTTAGTATTATAAACCATGAATTATAACTTGAACCATACGCAATCTCTTAAAATATTCAACCGGTATAAATGTGATATCGAAAAACGGCTCAAGATATTTGATCAAAATAAATCTCCGTCATCGGTATACGATCCGATCAATTATGTTCTATCAATTGGTGGGAAGCGTGTTCGGGCGATCTTAACCTTGCTTGCGTGCGAAGCCGTCGGTGGCCGGGTAGCTTCGGCATTCAATGCTGCCGCGGCTATAGAAATTCTTCATAATTTCACACTCGTGCACGATGATATAATGGATCATGCTGAATTGAGACGCGGGAAACCGACAGTCCATAAAAAATGGGACGAGAATTTTGCCATTCTCGCCGGCGACGAGATGATTGCGCAGGCATATCGTATTCTTTTGAAAACAAATTCACCAAGGATAAAATTAATTCTCAATGTTTACACAGATGCGCTCGTTAAGGTGTGCGAAGGGCAGGGTTTTGATAAGGAATTTGAAACGAAAAAAAACGTGTCGATTGAAGATTATTTTATGATGATCTCAAAAAAAACCGGGAGAGTGATCGCGGCGTCATCCGAAATAGGAGCGCTTGTTGGCGGCGGATCTTATGCCCAGGTAACCGCTTTGAGAAAATATGGTGAATATCTCGGTAAAGCTTTTCAAGTGATGGATGATCTGCTCGATATTGTTGGAAGTACTGAAGAGTTCGGGAAAAAAATTGGTGGAGATATTCGGGAAGGGAAAAAAACATTTCTGCTTTTGAAGGCAATTGAGAAATCGAAAGGCAGAGAAAAAATAATATTAAAATCAATCGTACCGGGAAATGATAAAAGTGAATTTGAGATTAAGAAAATAAAAAATATTTATATTAATAGTGGCGCAATCGAAGCGGCAAAATCCGAAGTAAAAAATAATACTCTCAGCGCTAAACTTATGCTCTCATCATTACCCGAGAGCAAAGCTAAATCGATGCTGTTATGGTTATCGTCTCAACTGATCGATAGAACTTCGTAGTATGGTAGAACTGGAAGTGACTATTAAAAACCGCGCCGGTATGCACACAAGGCCAGCCGCCGTACTGGTGAAAACAGCCGCAAAATTTAAATCAGATTTTTACATTTACAAAGACGGAATGGAAATCAACGGAAAAAGCATTATTGGTGTAATGACACTTGCAGCCGAACAGGGCTCGAAACTTATTCTCCGGTTTGACGGTGTCGATGAACAGGATGCTTCGAAAGAAGTTTTGGATCTTTTCAACCGCGGCTTTGATGAGTGAACCATGCCTGAGACACAAAATATAAAAAACGAAATTGTTCTTCGTGGTATTCCAGCTTCACACGGAATTTCAATCGGCCCGGCTTACCTCTTTCTTAAAGATATTCCGATAGTGGAAGAAAGAATCATCAAACCCGAAGAAATCGAATTAGAGCAACGTCGGTTCAGCATATCTCTGGAAAAATCTTCCAAAGAATTGAATAAGATACTTTTATTCGCACAGGAAAAAATTGGTGAAGCTAAAGCAAAAGTATTAGATGCGCAGATTATGGTCCTCGATGATCCGGTACTGATAGGCACGATCAAAAAAAGAATCGCCTCGGAAAATCGGAACGCTGAATTTATAGTTAACGACGAAATTGGCAGATATGCGACTCTTATGCTAAAAGCACAAGACGAATATATGCACGAACGCGCTCATGACATGGAAGATTTGAAGAACCGTATCATAAGGAATCTTCTGCAAGAGCGTTTGATATCGAAACTTGAAGGATCGATCATAGTTGTTGCGCATACGCTTACACCTGCTGATACAATGATACTAAGCCGTAATCATGTTCTCGGTTACGCAACCGATCGCGGCGGGATTACATCTCATGCAGCACTCTTTTCCCGTTCTTTGAAAATTCCCGCGATAGTTGGTTTGGGAGATGTCAGCAGGTCTGTGATGAATGGTGATACATTAATATTAGACGGTTACAGCGGCACACTCATAATCAATCCCACCGACGAGCAGATAAAGCATTATGAAAAAAAACGGGAGAGAATGAATAAGTTTGAACAACAGTTAACAGGATTAAAAGATCTGCCGGCGGAAACTATCGATGGTCATCGGGTAGAATTGTCTGCAAATATTGAATTATTGGATGAACTCGATTATGTTGTTGTTCAGGGATCTCAGGGTATTGGATTGTATAGAACCGAAAGTTTACTTCTCAACAGCGATGATTTTCCGTCGGAAGAAGAACAATATCTTGAATACAAGCAAATTGCCGATCGGGTTTATCCGCATCGTGTAATTCTCCGAACATTTGATATCGGAGGTGACAAGATTGCTCCCGCCACAGCCGACGAATCAAATCCGTTTCTTGGTTGGCGGGGAATTCGAATCAGTTTAGACAGACCCGATATATTTCTGAATCAGCTTAGGGCTATGTTGCGCGCCAGCGTTAGGAAAAATTTATCCATCATGTTTCCCATGGTTGCAACACTTGAAGAAGTAAGGATTGCAAAGCGTTATGTCCGCAAAGCTAAGGCAGAGTTGCGCAGTCATGGTATCAAGTTTAACGATAAAACTCCTATCGGTGTGATGATTGAGGTACCATCTGCGGCGCTTATGATTTCTCAAATAGCTGCCGAGATTGATTTTATAAGCATCGGAACAAACGATTTAACTCAATACATGCTGGCAGTTGATCGCGGAAATACTCTCGTGTCGAAATTATACCGTCAATTTGATCCAAGCGTTGTTAATACAATCAAGCATGTGATTAACGGTGCCCATAAACGAGGCATTTGGGCGGGAATTTGCGGTGAAATGGGCGGAAATCCATTGGCTGTTCCACTATTGATTGGTCTGGGAATCGATGAGTTAAGCGTTGTGCCGGCTGTTCTGCCTGAAATAAAAAAAATTATTCGTTCTTTAGATTATTCACTGATGAAAGAACTTGCCGGACAAGCGTTGGAAGCAAGTACAAGCGATGAAGTGGAAAGAATGATGTCAAAATTTTTCAAAAAACATTTACCGGATATTCCTTTAGATCATTAATGATTTTTAAAATTGTAATCGATTAACAAATGTTTTATTTCACAAACCAAAAATAATAAAAAATATGAACGAATTAACTATTCAACGTTACGATAAATCCGACATGAACCAACTGCTTATCGATTTTCCGAAGCAGGTTGAAGACGCGGTTAAGATTGGCAATAAATTTAAACCGGCATTTAATAAATCACAGATTGATTCAGTAGTTATAACCGGCTTAGGTGGCTCGGCTATCGGTGGCGATTTACTCCGTTCAAATCTCTCGGCAGAATCAAAAATTCCGATTCATGTCAATCGTCATTATTTTATGCCGGAGTTTGTGAACGAGAAAACACTCGTTGTGGTGTCCAGCTATTCAGGCAATACGGAGGAAACAATCGCGGCACACGCCGACGCAAAAAAACGCCGGGCAAAAATACTTTGCATCAGTTCGGGCGGTCAAACATCAGCGTCGGCAGAAAAATTTAAACAACCGCTCATAATGATTCCGAAAGGATTACCACCGCGCGCCG
Protein-coding sequences here:
- a CDS encoding glycyl radical protein; the protein is MNDRVKKLREQSINSVPTISSERAKLVTNFYKNSESLPIPIQRALVFKTIMENKTICINHGELIVGERGPAPKATYTYLEICCHMLSDLETLHNREKVWFKVDEETRRLYRDEFIPFWKEKTIREKIFNAVSDEWKDAYSAGIFTEFMEQRAPGHTVLDDKIYRKGMLDLKNDIEQSLKSIDFKNDPEAKSKENELQAMNICADAIISFANRHADKVHELAFVEINPVRKSELEAIEKICRRVPANAPQNFWEALQYYWFIHLGVVTELNPWDAFNPGHLDRHLYPFYKKGLENETLTKEKAKELLQCFWVKFNNQPAPPKVGVTAAESSTYTDFANINSGGIMSDGSDGVNELTYLILDVIDEMKLVQPSSNIQLSEKNSDEFLKHALKIIKNGRGQPSIFNADTVVDEMLRQGKSIEDARNGGTSGCVETGAFGKESYILTGYFNIPKVFEITLNNGVDPRTGRKIGLETGNPELFKSFDELMFAFEKQMKHFIDIKMKGNHSIERLYAEELPVPFLSILIDDCILKGKDYNKGGTRYNTNYIQGVGIGTITDCLASIKYNVFEKKIISMTDMLKMLAVNFERFEREQMLLLNKTPKYGNDDDYADDLMKQVFEMYFKLVDGRPNTKGGLYRINLLPTTCHIYFGSVTGATPDGRKAWTPLSEGISPVQGADRKGPTAVLKSAGKMDHVRTGGTLLNQKFTPQILESEKGLDSLAHLVRGYFIMGGHHIQFNVVTAQTLREAQAHPEQHRDLIVRVAGYSDYFCDLSKTLQDEIIARTEHQGF
- the clpB gene encoding ATP-dependent chaperone ClpB, with product MNFHKFTIKSQEAVQNAQEIAASCGNQSIEPEHVLAALVQDSEGLIAPILQKIGANLNYIKIKINEAIEKLPKVTSAGTGNQFISQTLAQIFDNSLKEAQSLKDEYVSTEHLLLGIVTGKSSAAQLLNSQGVSKDQIYKALKDIRGTQRVTDQTPEEKYQSLQRFGRDLNELARKGKLDPVIGRDEEIRRVLQVLSRRTKNNPVLIGEPGVGKTAIAEGIAHRIIQGDVPENLKTKRIIALDMGTLVAGTSFRGQFEERLKAVLKEVTESQGEIILFIDELHTLVGAGAAQGAVDAANMLKPALAKGELRAIGATTIDEYRKHIEKDPALERRFQPVLIDEPTVEDTISILRGLKERYEIHHGVRITDGAIVAATQLSHRYISDRFLPDKAIDLVDEAASKLRIEIDSLPEELDEIERRIKQLEIEREAVKRETDEATKGRLKDINKELAELNQERSGLRAHWQNEKELIQSIRKMKGDIENAKNEAEQNERSGNLARVAELRYGIIASLEKELQKASIKLAEIQQDKKMLKEEVDAEDIAEIVSRWTGIPLNRMLESERTKLLHLEERLHERLVGQEEAVHAVADAIRRSRAGLQDEKKPIGSFIFLGSTGVGKTELARALAEFLFNDESALIRIDMSEYMEKFSVSRLIGAPPGYVGYEEGGQLTETVRRKPYSVVLLDEIEKAHPEVFNLLLQVLDEGRLTDNKGRTVNFKNTIIIMTSNLGSQLIQERLSGDIISNGELEKIYSELRVTLFDMLRQSIRPEFLNRIDEIILFKLLNRNDLRRIIDIQIKRLQKTIEQKNIRIEFTEEAKDWLIKLGYDPTLGARPLKRVIQKYIVNKLSEEILAGSISDADTVEVSLDKRGLIQFVKKTTAEIIK
- the dnaK gene encoding molecular chaperone DnaK — translated: MSGKIIGIDLGTTNSVVAVMEGKDPTVIANAEGARTTPSVVGFPKSGERLVGQAAKRQAVTNSQNTVFSIKRFMGRFQNEVTEEMKLIPYKVVQGDNNTARVKIDDRIYSPPEISAMILQKMKQTAEDYLGTKVTDAVITVPAYFNDAQRQATKEAGEIAGLNVRRIINEPTAAALAYGLDKKHKDMKVAVFDLGGGTFDISILELGEGVFEVKSTNGDTHLGGDNFDHRLVDYIADEFKKQEGIDLRKDPMALQRLREAAEKAKMELSQLMQTEVNLPFITATAEGPKHLNLTITRAKFEQLVEDLIQRCIPPVEKAMRDASLNPNQIEEIILVGGMTRVPRVQQLVKEIFGKEGHKGVNPDEVVAVGAAIQGGVLSGDVTDVLLLDVTPLTLGIETLGGVTTQMIQANTTIPTKKSEIFSTASDSQPSVEIHILQGERPMAIDNRTLGRFHLDGIPPAPRGVPQIEVTFDIDANGMLHVTAKDKATNKEQSIRITSSSGLSKEEVDKMKTDAQAHSAEDKKRREEVDTKNQADNLVFQTRKQLKEFGDKIPSDIKSKVESAADALDAAIKNNNIADIKAKMESLNNIWNEASTAMYQKATAGGQKQQQAGAPPPPPTGEPNAAGNGTKKNDKAVEDASFEVVDEKDK
- a CDS encoding biotin--[acetyl-CoA-carboxylase] ligase, whose protein sequence is MAWLIRLLAGAGKNGRKTSLTFTRNFHNLNAMIESEIRQFISSKIFGKKIYCFDLIDSTNLKAKQFLQEGVDEGTVVIADEQTAGRGRLNRSWISEGKKNLTFSVIIRAQISPEKIGVISIYAGLSVMETLKQLAILQPDCKWPNDVYLCGKKVCGILSESVFENNRLAGIVIGIGLNINQIHFQDEIKDKATSLSVVLGEDQNRFEVLGRLLDRLENNYELIKSGKLKYILEKFENHSSMFSREVKINQNGQILHGIASRLDDDGGLIVKTTNSEIKVIAGDVSICY
- a CDS encoding type III pantothenate kinase — protein: MLLAIDIGNTNAVFGIFQKGKLILSRRISSSVSRTEDELYILLKQFCEQIKTSPETLQGAVISSVVPELTELVNKMLKNYLKLEPLIISGMIDAGINIPYSDPSKLGADRICAVVAAQKKFGGPAIVVDFGTATTYDVITSKGEYLGGVIAPGVETMAANLFKRTSKLPRIDLRFPDEIIAKDTATAIRSGVMYGAVDSFEGMVRRLRRAAGKYATVVATGGYATIIAEVTNEIKYMEPNLVLEGARMIFERIAKKPKK
- a CDS encoding polyprenyl synthetase family protein, which encodes MNYNLNHTQSLKIFNRYKCDIEKRLKIFDQNKSPSSVYDPINYVLSIGGKRVRAILTLLACEAVGGRVASAFNAAAAIEILHNFTLVHDDIMDHAELRRGKPTVHKKWDENFAILAGDEMIAQAYRILLKTNSPRIKLILNVYTDALVKVCEGQGFDKEFETKKNVSIEDYFMMISKKTGRVIAASSEIGALVGGGSYAQVTALRKYGEYLGKAFQVMDDLLDIVGSTEEFGKKIGGDIREGKKTFLLLKAIEKSKGREKIILKSIVPGNDKSEFEIKKIKNIYINSGAIEAAKSEVKNNTLSAKLMLSSLPESKAKSMLLWLSSQLIDRTS
- a CDS encoding HPr family phosphocarrier protein; the protein is MVELEVTIKNRAGMHTRPAAVLVKTAAKFKSDFYIYKDGMEINGKSIIGVMTLAAEQGSKLILRFDGVDEQDASKEVLDLFNRGFDE